In the Triticum aestivum cultivar Chinese Spring chromosome 2B, IWGSC CS RefSeq v2.1, whole genome shotgun sequence genome, CTAGCGATCGACGATGGATTGATGGGTACAGCCATCTCATCTCATCTCGAGACGTTTACGCAagacaagagaagagaagagaaacgTGCCATCTGGTTAACGAACCGATGCGATTCTTCCACCTTTTTTGGATCGGGATCTGGATCGACAGCAACGGGCATGGTGGTGGAAACTAGGGCGTGCGGTGACGGGACAGCGGACGCGCAAACCGGCTTTGCATTTGGAGTTCAGGCGATTGAGACTGGAGCTCCACTGATTTCCCCCTCTTCTCTACCCGGTGCTTTGCATGCCTTGCAAGACACTGCCAGAGCTCTAGATGGAAGATCTTGAGATGGGCTCTCGTTCCGCACAAGGAGCCCATGGAATAATTGGGCCTGAGCAAGACCCATTCAAGCATTTGAAACGTTCTTTATTTTCAGTAGTTGGTGTGGGTTCTTCAAAAAAAGTAGTTGGTGTGGGTGAGAACATTTTACAAATATACTCTTTAAATATTCATTGAAATAAGAAATTGACTTCGGGAGCAGTTGGATGGAGTCACAGGCCACGTCTGAGTACTTGTACAAAACTTCACACTAGTGTGCATTTTTTTGCGGGATATAGTGTGGCTGTAATACATACAGAATACACCTGAACATTTTTTGTTGTATATATGCATAAGATATGAATTGACTTACAAAAAAATTGGTCAGGAATAATTAGCTATTGTCAATACTATATTGTGGAGGCGGACTCTTCATCGTTGGCAGGTCGTTTCCTTGACAGAGCTGGGGAGATCAGTCTCCAAACTGCAGTGTGCAGAGGACAAATCGTCAGTATTACTACAGCAGTAGTGCTAACTCGGACCATGTCCTCTGCAACCACATGCAAAATAAGTAAATAATTCACAATGAATAGGAGGATTTGCAAATGCGACAGACagtttctgaaagaaaaaaaaaggatcCCCATTCTTTagaattactccctctgttcacaaatataagatgttttggatatttcaatatggactacatacgaagtgaaatgagtgaacaaacacactaaaacttGGCTTCTAGTGTACTGAAACTGAATGTGAACAAAGGGGTAGCTGTTTTGTGAAGCGGAAGCAAATGTTTCAGTTAACAGAGCTGCATGGAAACAACAAGAATGGCGACTTACCGTATATGAAAAATGCCAGCCATTCATTCATGATCTTTACCCATGTGCTTGCCCATCCAACATCTATGCTCCACCTGTTTGAGAAATGGGAGGATGTGAGAGGATGTTACTAGATGTAATGTGGCAATGTAGCAGTACGCCACTGAAGGCAAGAACTGAACTATATTAGAACCCCATCGATGATTAAGCATGTTGTCACTTCAAATTACAAGGATGGGTGCATTTCTCCACAATGCAACTTACTTTCTTGTTATTGGATGGTTAAGCTCCCAGCTTATGAATAGCATTGCAAAATACATAGCCCCCACCGCAAACACAATGTGGAAAATCTCGTAGCTGTAGGGGACATCCTCTTCCAACCGGATCTCATCGCTTCGAAACTGAAAAATATAACATTTTGTTAGTATCGTGGGTAATGTGCACAGCATTGAAGAGATTCATGACAGTGTTAAATAACATAGTCTTTCAGAAAAAAATCAATTAACATAGATTTGCATGCCTTTTTAGTATTATGTACTAAACTGTAATTCTGATTCTTGGAACAACTGATTAAGGAGGTGCCAACAGCCCTATGCAATTAGCAAAAGAGCTCCACATAGTGGTACTTAATGAAGAAAAATGGCAAAGCCCAGGTTGGTCCCTCCACCTATGGACACGTGGAACAACTGATTGTTTGCATACCAACTGAGAACTTGAATACTATCCAGAAAACTCATAGTTAAAACTTACTTGAAAGGATCTGTTATCGATTCCAGTAGAAAATGTGGCTGACACAATGGAGCAAATTGCAATAATGAAGCTCTAGCAAAGCACAAAGCGATTAATTAGAACATCAAGACTGCATTTACTAGCAAACTAAAAGCGAAGATATGCCCATCCAGAAAAAACAGTGAACATGCTTAACATATATAGCGAGTGCACTCTATCGGAAATATGTTGCGAACCCCACCACCCCTACAATGCTACATGATGCTCTTCACTAAGATATGTGTATGACTAAACCACCGACATAGTTGTGGTAGGCCCTTAATAAAGCTGGACAAATAGGATCCACTCATTAGTTCAGGTGAGGCGCTAGGTGGTCCAATTTTGCAGGCTGGGTATCTTTTTTTTAGTGGAGCAGGCTGGGAATCTTCAATCTTGACACCAAGCAAATGTACAGAGAAATTTCGGTGCCAATTTCAGGGTACTATAACCTCCAAAGAGTGCAACTAGGTCATAGTTTAGAAACTAACAATTTTCACTTACAATTATAGTAGCCCAATTACCATCCTTGCCAATTTTCATCTCAGTGTAGCACTTTCCAGTTCGTGGTTCGCTGCACATTGCAATTGATGAAAATGAGCCGCAAATGCAATGTTAagtaaagcggggcgaaagcctttttcggtaatgcaATGTTAAGTAGAAGGGCAAATGAGGAATATAAATCTAAGGATAAGACAATACCTGTGTAGTGCAGACCAACAGAGGAACACAATATATGAGCCCATTATTCCAGAAGATAGAAGACCCTCATTAACCTTTTTagcaagaaaaataaattaaaatcaTACACATTATGCAGATTGAAGCAATGCAAGGCAAAAGGTGAGCATGAACAGTTTTGGTTATCGGTTAAACATGGAGGTGCAGCACTGCAGCAATAGGGCACTAGTATTGATTGCAGTTGTAGAACAGTAGCACAAGCATAAAATTGGAATGATCTGTTGTTTTGAACTTAGTAGGTTTCTAGAGTGGTAACGGGAAGCTATGTGATAGGGGAGATATCTGATCATTTGCCCCAAAGTTCAAGTAACTACAACCATTTGTCATTTTCTTTATGGTAACTGAACATATGTTCTTTCTTTCTTGTGCCAACTGAACATTTCCCAAAATCAATCATTTCAACTTATTTCTGCTCCTAACGCCACTTATTTATTTGAAATTTGCCTATCAATTATGTTTCATACTACTTCAATGCTTTATCTCAATCCTCTCTTTTGTCAACATTTGTTTCAATTAAGAAGTTCCCCGGTTGAATACTGTATCACTAACTACTCTATAACTAAGTTGAGGCCTGGAGCTGCAATATTCTCGTACCTTTGAGTGTAGTGACACCGCCATCATTATCTTCACTAGGACTGCCGTCCATATAATAGTGAAGATGTTGAACACACATGATGAGTTTGGAACGTACAGAATATATAGCACAAGGATTCCGGCAAATGAGGCAATGAAGGAGACAGTTGACAAGAACAATCCGAACAGGCCGCTGAAAAGCACACAAAACATCATCCTTGGCATGGCCTGAAATAGTTTTAACATTGCGTTGAAGTAATTGAGACACCAGAACACAGCTAATTAAATGTCCGACTATTCAAATAATTATGTACCATTGATTTGATCCAGCATCTGGCATCCAACGTTTATTGCACCATGATATGAGGTGGAGCATGCTTATAAGCTGCAGAATGAGAAATATCCTGGAGGAATACGACACATAAATTAACTATAACCTGTAATGCAACGTGAGTTTAGTGGAAATTTCAAAACCATTGCAATATGTAATGGTTGAAACTTCTCAAAACTcagtaatatactccctccgtccttgaaagagtgtacttccaactttgttggagggtcaactatctcaaagtttgaccgagtttgtgcaaaaatatgtcaatgcttgtgaaatcaaataggtatatagcgaaaatatattttatcatgaatctaatgctactaatttgatggcataaatgttggtctATTATTGTATAATTACAGTCAAACATAAAAAAAatgactttccaacaaagttggaagtacactctttcaaggacggagggagtaaacaAGAATCATTAAGATTACCCGGCACCCATTCGAGCAATTTCACCTGCAGAGGATATGGAGTAGATTTCTTCAGCCCACTAATGTTTAGGCTTGTTACTCAGATGCAAAGTTATAATGGAACTAGTGCTACTGAATCAATTAAAATTGGTTTTCATGTCATGTTTTCATTCTTTTTCCGAATAAAGGATCTGTAAGTTGCCGGTTTGGCCTTGACACTTAAATCATAGCCTCTCTTATATATTGCTGAGAGAAAAGGGAGAATTTCCAATGTATCATTGCAGACATACTAATTGCTGCACTACCATTGGAAAAAGGTGAAATGGGATCATTATAACATTCTGAGTCTCTGACTAGGGTTAATGGGTTTGAGCATAGTGAAATGACTATACCGAATGTCTCCTATTTTCTCTTATAAAATATCATATTGACGCTTTTACCTGCCCAAAATTTGTAAGCTCACCATTCACCAAACGATCTACATACAGAATTTCAGTCTTCTTAAAAATAATGCAAGCGTCTTTTTAAGTTTTAACCCGTTTTTTGTTTCCACCTTCAGGTtagtttgggtatttgttctaaaAAAGGCTACGTACCATTGGAAGTTTGACTATTTCTCTCTTTGTAAGAAATTTACAGTTTCCAAATACAACACCTTTGCAATGGTACACTGAAACGAAATGAACTTATTTTGGGTGAAATGTAGCAGATATGATGATTATCATCTGAAGGAAAGGCAACATTTTTAGTGTATCATTGGTGCACATCTATTAAGGTAACCATGTCATTCACTCTTTGCAGCAACTACAATGTGGCACACCATGCAGTGAGGCAAGAGGTGACTACTGTTTACTGAGTGACAGTTATGGGCCGAAAAGAAACTTACCATAGAGCTGGATGAAGATGTTAGGGATGATAAACGGGGTGACGATTGACACGGCATACACAAGAAACTTGAGAGCCCAGCATCCAGAATGCCACGAATTACGAACTCCCTGGAGCTTGCGTGTTCCAAATGTTGTGGCAAACATCACCCAGAAAAATATCTGCCGCTTGATGTAAGGAAGTGAACGAAAGGAACACAAACGGTTCATTGATGTCATTGCCCATGCGTATCATTTTAGTTTTGACGAGGACTGTGGAAACTGAACTGGAGGACCGTATGCAAAAATGCAGACCGCCTCAAGGAGAGTATGCAGACTGCATCCGGAAATTCAGGTGCAAAACAAAACAATTCCTATCCCCTTGTAGTTTAAACCAAGGATACAAAGCAACCCAGGCTAACCCGGAGCACCCCTCCAGAACGGAAGCATTTCGAGTCCCCTGCTCCACAGACCGGGATATCTGAAGATCACAGCAGACAGCAGAGCAGTACAGAGCAGAGCAAATTCAGAATGTTTCATCCATCGTTCATGGCAAATGCAGAAGGTTTGGAAGGAAATGCACAGGGCGAACGTACGGTGCAGTCCGCCGAGCAGCTTGGCCCCGTAGTCCCTGATGAACCAGGCCAGCAGGTTGGTGGCGAAGAAGATGAGCCCGTAGACGTACCGCGCCCTGAGCGACTGCCTCTTCCTCGCCTCGAACGCGCCGCTGTCTCTGTACAGCTCCGGGGCCTGTACCTTGATCATATCCCCTCTGCCTCTGGTAGACCCAATTGCCGTTGCTGCTCTCGGCAAACAAAATGGCTTTCTCGCTAGGCTCGAGTCGAGTTCTGCGGAATTAACAAGCCATGGATCGATGAGGTCACTGGCTCGCTGAAGCTTAAACAACAATGCCGTCCGGAATTCGGATGGGCGAGGAAGGGAGGGAATAAATGAAGAAGGAGGAGGACTCACCGGCGGTGCTACAGCTCCGGCGGCGGAGGGAGACGGCCCCACGGCGGTGCAGAGCTGGTGGTGCTGTTTTACTTGGCTCTGTCTGCTCCGTCCCCGTCTGACTCGGGTCAGGGCATGGCTTCACCTGGCTCGGACGCGTGCCTCTTTAAAACATGCACGGCGGGCCCGCCGGTGGGCGCGGCCGCTCTCTCTGGTCGGAGGAGAGCGGTCTGGACCGCCCGATGGGAGGATCGCAGGGCTGTGGTGCACTGAGAGGTCACGGCCGTGGGCCCCCACCGTTGGTCGGTACGGCACCCCATTGGTTACTAGAAGCGAGCGCTGCTCCACGACTCCGGCGCCGAGACGACCGTTGGCGTTTAAAACCGGACGGCGCACGGAGAAGAAAACGACCTCACATCACATTTGTGGCAGCGTTGGCTGTGCTTTCGCCGAGCTAGGGTTAACCGAAAGAATTTGTCCAAAAAATGGGCTAATGTAAGGAAGTTTTGCTAGCCAAGCTGTTGCCCGAACGAAACCAAAATCTCAACCCCGTGCGCCTTTGTTTCCCGTGCTTTGGTTTTGGTTCACTCGTTTGGGAAAGTTGTTGCTGCTTTTAGGAGTTTCTTGAGGTTTGGTGAACAAATATTAGGGAACTCCAATCCAATAGAGGGCACTCGAGATTTGATGAAGCGATAAAAGGCGTTTCCACTGACGCCACGATGTTTCTTCTACTTTTATAACAGACCACAGACCCACACTCTTATCCAGAAACAAAAATCGTGGGAGCTCCCGGACACCCATAGAGATTAGACGAATCCGGCGATTCGTTTTGGTTGCCTGATGCGTTTTCGGCCGTTGGATCTCGCGCGTGGAAGAGCTCAGCGTTGGATAAAAAAACGACGTTGTAGCAATGAATAGTgcaccctttaccaaaaatatcACGTGTCACCGCCTGTAATTTACATGCCCCACCGAGGGCACCAGTGGTATTTCCATGGCCCAGTTTCACGCGCCTTACATCTATTTGCTGCTCCATCCCCAATCAGGGGAGACACTAGGGTTcggtctctctctctcctctcattcTCTCTCACAGTCCCGCACATCTctctctcccgccgccgccgccggcaccaccaTCGGCATCAACCGCAACCAGCTGCTCGCATTCCTTTACGTCTCGCTGCCCCTCCCCCAtagctcctccttctcctccattacCAGGAGAGGCTCAGCCTCGCTTGGGTTGCTGTCCCCCCATCAAGTTCGTGCGTCTACATCATTGGGAGGAGCGGAGGCTGCAGCTCACGCATCTGCTCCTTCGTGGACTGCAGAGGGCACGACGGTGGACACGACGAGCAGCAGCGGATCTGGACGAATTGGTCAGTGGCGGGAGGTTGACGAGCACTAGATTTTTTTCTttcaatgacaggtggaccccacaGGGCCACACATGATGATAACGTTAGTCAACATCGTCGTTACTTAGGCGGTGCCATGTTAGCCTGACTAGCAGGCCCAATCTGTCATAAACATGCTCAATCGAGCCAAATCCGCCGATCAGTGCATT is a window encoding:
- the LOC123045971 gene encoding probable serine incorporator; translated protein: MIKVQAPELYRDSGAFEARKRQSLRARYVYGLIFFATNLLAWFIRDYGAKLLGGLHHIPVCGAGDSKCFRSGGVLRVSLGCFIFFWVMFATTFGTRKLQGVRNSWHSGCWALKFLVYAVSIVTPFIIPNIFIQLYGEIARMGAGIFLILQLISMLHLISWCNKRWMPDAGSNQCGLFGLFLSTVSFIASFAGILVLYILYVPNSSCVFNIFTIIWTAVLVKIMMAVSLHSKVNEGLLSSGIMGSYIVFLCWSALHSEPRTGKCYTEMKIGKDGNWATIISFIIAICSIVSATFSTGIDNRSFQFRSDEIRLEEDVPYSYEIFHIVFAVGAMYFAMLFISWELNHPITRKWSIDVGWASTWVKIMNEWLAFFIYVWRLISPALSRKRPANDEESASTI